A region of the Synechococcus sp. PCC 7502 genome:
AATTTCTTGTCGTTCTTGATTAGCCTCCTTTTGCACTTCTCGCTCTACTAATTTTTGAATCTTATCAATAATAGCGATCCCCATAATACTGAGAGTGGCTAACCTTTGTTGCCCATCTATAATCGTAAACGCTTTGTCTGAAGTGTTAGAGCTTTGCAGAACAAGCGCACCCATATAATGGCTAGAATCATGGTTTATATGGAGTCCTAGAATATCTTGCCAAATATCCTCCCAATTTTCCTCATTCCAAGAGTAATCACGCTGGAAAGGTTGCACTCGGTAAATCTTGCCATTACCGATCAAATCGCCG
Encoded here:
- a CDS encoding DUF262 domain-containing protein is translated as MDTRTTSFGDLIGNGKIYRVQPFQRDYSWNEENWEDIWQDILGLHINHDSSHYMGALVLQSSNTSDKAFTIIDGQQRLATLSIMGIAIIDKIQKLVEREVQKEANQERQEILKRTYLSDRDPRSLRYSSKLLLNENNNDFYGSASR